GCTGAGCCCGGCCGAAGGCGCGCGTGCAGTGCCGGCCAACACGTTGCAGGTGCGTGACCCGGCCGGGCGCAGCAGCGTGGCGCGCAGTGTCGACGCACGTGCGCTGCAGCAGGCCGGCATGCCGGTGGGTGATGGCAGCAGCATGCTGCGCACCGGCGCGACCAGTGCGGCCGGTGCGTACACGCTGCAGAGCACGCAGGCACAGGGCCGCTACGTGGTGCAGGTGCTGGAGCCGAACAGCCCGCTGCGGCTGGAAGTGCAGGCCAACCAGGCGCAGGTGCTGGCCGGTGGCAACGTGCAGCTGCAGGCACGCTTGCTTGAAGACGGTGCCACCACCGCGCAGATGGCCTCGCGCCGCGGCAGCCTGGGCGGTGAAGCCCTGCTGGTCGCACCGGATGGACGCAGCTGGCCGCAGCGGTTGCTGCGCACCACCGATGGTGCCCTGCGTGCGCAGGTGCGGATCCCCGCTGACGTCGGCACCGTGCAGGGGCTGTGGGAACTGCAGGTGTTCGCCCAGGCCGATGGTGTGCTGCGCGATGGCAAGGTGGCCTTCGCGGTGGCGCGGCCGACCGCGCGCTTCAGTGGCCAGGCGGCACCGGATCCGGCCAGCCGCCAGGTGGCGTTGCCGCTGCAGATAGCTGCAGCGGGCCGCTACGAGGCGCGCGGCACGCTGTATGCCACCGGCCGCGATGGCCAGCTGAAGCCGGTCGCGCAGGCGCATGCGGCGGCGTGGTTCGATGGACCGGGTGCAGGCCAGCTCGTGCTGCCGTTCGACCAGGCTGCGTTGCCGGCCGGTTTCGGTGCGCCGTACGAGCTGCGCGACCTGCAGCTGCAGGACCAGAGCCGGATGGCACCGATCGAATCGCGCGCGCTGGCGTTGCGGTTCTGAGGTTGGGCACAGCGGGCCGGGATCCGGCCCGCTGCATCGACATCATGACGGGACGGTCTGCCGGGGGGGTAGAGTCGACTGTTAGTCGACTATCGCGCGCAGCGCGGGATTTTTGCGATCCAGGCGAAAGGCAGTCGACTAACAGTCGACTCTACCGCCGTGGGTTTCCCGGGCCCATCGGTTTCCGAGCCGGCCGGTTTCCGAGCCCGTCGCCTTATCCCGCGTACGCGGTCAGCCGGCCTTCCTGCTCGCATACGGTAATCGCGCCGCCGAACACCGCCGACAGCGGTTCGTTGCGCAGCAGCTCGGCGCGGGTGCCATCGGCCAGCACACGGCCATCGCGCAACAGCACCACGCGTTCGATCTCGGGAATGATCTCTTCGATGTGGTGGGTCACCAGCACCAGCGTGATGCCCTGCTGGGCGAGCACCCGCATGGTCGCCACCAGCTGTTCGCGGGCGACCAGGTCCAGCCCGGTGGAGGGCTCGTCCAGCAGCAGCGCCTGTGGCCGGTTGACCAGCGCCCGCGCGATCAGCACCCGGCGGGTCTCGCCGGCCGACAGCTCGGCATAGGCACGCTCGCGCAGTGCCAGCGCGCCGGTCATCGCCAGCGTCTCAGCGACGCGTGCACGCATGTCGGCGGTCACTTCGCGGAAGGCCGGCACCACGTAGCTGGCAAAGAAGCCGGACAGCACCGCCTGTTCCACGGTCAGCCCGGGCATGTCGGCCAGGTTGCTGCTGAGATCGCCAGTGACGATGCCCAGCTGCGAACGCAGCCGGTCCACCTGCCAGCGGTTCTGCCCCAGCACCTTCACCGCCACCGCGCCCTCGCCCTGGGCCAGCGGGTACAGCTCGCGGGTGATCAGCTTGATGAAGGTCGACTTGCCGCAGCCGTTGGGGCCGAGCAGGGCGGTGTGCTGGCCCTGCGCGATGCGCAGGCTGAGCCCGTGCAGTACCTTCACCTGGCCACGCACGACGGTGGCACGGTCCAGTTCGATCAACGGGGGCTGCTCCGCGACGGGCGGGGCGGCGATCATGGCGCTGGCGCGTGGATCAAGGCTCGACAACTCAGGTCCCCAACTGTGAACGGTGCCACGGAAGGCGGACGAAATCGCCGCCGCAGGGATGCAGTTTGCAACGCAAGCGCCCATGATGTCTGCCATCCCCGCGTCGATCCGGAGAGCCTTCATGCCTGATGCCCTGATGTCCCTGTTGACCGGTGGTGTGATCGGCCTGGGCTGGTGGGCCATGCTGGCGGTGCTGCTGGTCTTCACCCAG
This genomic interval from Stenotrophomonas sp. 57 contains the following:
- a CDS encoding DUF4785 domain-containing protein, whose translation is MTIHSTLLASAVLAALSLSTAQAAQPLNAARAGDQVPAALVAAPLPADDSERVPLSFAWALDPAQPLQAATPYASVSRSYWQQVDGAQLQRGVDLPLTAADAVIQLSPAEGARAVPANTLQVRDPAGRSSVARSVDARALQQAGMPVGDGSSMLRTGATSAAGAYTLQSTQAQGRYVVQVLEPNSPLRLEVQANQAQVLAGGNVQLQARLLEDGATTAQMASRRGSLGGEALLVAPDGRSWPQRLLRTTDGALRAQVRIPADVGTVQGLWELQVFAQADGVLRDGKVAFAVARPTARFSGQAAPDPASRQVALPLQIAAAGRYEARGTLYATGRDGQLKPVAQAHAAAWFDGPGAGQLVLPFDQAALPAGFGAPYELRDLQLQDQSRMAPIESRALALRF
- a CDS encoding ATP-binding cassette domain-containing protein; this encodes MIAAPPVAEQPPLIELDRATVVRGQVKVLHGLSLRIAQGQHTALLGPNGCGKSTFIKLITRELYPLAQGEGAVAVKVLGQNRWQVDRLRSQLGIVTGDLSSNLADMPGLTVEQAVLSGFFASYVVPAFREVTADMRARVAETLAMTGALALRERAYAELSAGETRRVLIARALVNRPQALLLDEPSTGLDLVAREQLVATMRVLAQQGITLVLVTHHIEEIIPEIERVVLLRDGRVLADGTRAELLRNEPLSAVFGGAITVCEQEGRLTAYAG